Proteins from a genomic interval of Niabella soli DSM 19437:
- a CDS encoding RNA polymerase sigma factor has translation MNQALAIAIDEQVELCKKGDKSAYFEIYERYAKPMLNSSMRILNNIADAEDMVQEAFIDAFNNLESFTYKSSFEAWLRRIVINKSISLLRKQKINWTDKDLSNASITDADAVNEEAFASDIVRIKAAIKMLPDNYRVIFNLFVIDELKQEEIASLLNISHNNVRTIYHRAKKKVLDILNTTPNE, from the coding sequence TTGAACCAGGCTTTAGCAATAGCAATAGATGAGCAAGTTGAACTTTGTAAAAAAGGCGACAAATCGGCCTATTTTGAAATATATGAGCGTTATGCGAAACCCATGCTGAACAGCAGCATGCGCATTTTAAATAATATAGCGGACGCGGAAGATATGGTACAGGAAGCCTTTATAGATGCTTTTAACAACCTGGAATCCTTTACCTATAAAAGTTCTTTTGAGGCCTGGCTGCGCAGGATCGTTATTAACAAATCGATCAGCCTGCTGCGGAAGCAAAAAATAAACTGGACAGATAAGGACCTCAGTAATGCCAGCATCACTGATGCGGACGCTGTTAATGAAGAGGCCTTTGCATCAGATATCGTTCGCATAAAAGCTGCGATAAAAATGTTGCCCGACAACTACCGGGTCATTTTTAATTTGTTTGTTATTGATGAGCTGAAGCAGGAAGAAATCGCTTCACTATTAAACATTTCCCATAATAATGTGCGCACCATCTACCATCGCGCAAAGAAAAAGGTGCTGGACATATTAAATACAACCCCGAATGAGTAA
- a CDS encoding sensor histidine kinase, protein MKISQLFRRYWVGIVNMGIEPDLPLLESRRVQLMNMLAAIALPLVCFYPFLNWMQGRYFLAGINIINLLSMLMVLVFHKKHRYMAARYSRIGCCLFVYTISGCYFHTGAEYYLLNTLVLTIIIFDNKWVIAILSSLIITATVLSLTFPSPLQIGSPMGTGRVWSNIALSMLFTVLALYFFKSIQQDYQQAIEKQKQTLFHMNQDKEKLFSIIAHDIRSPLASLEVLMDQFQDGMLNEAELNEASSVIRSRVAGLNKTMDNLLRWSTIGMKGIKTHAEHFLILPVVEEVIQLFKAVAAQKRIHIEVQGDEELAVYADLDQVSVILRNLVSNALKFSYEDGRIVITADKIENQVWLRVADEGVGMDEQRAKALFAGLQQPGFGTHGERGTGLGLLLCKEFAQRNKGAIHAESEEGVGTTFTLTLQKGRMVSEKVPIN, encoded by the coding sequence ATGAAAATCAGTCAATTATTCCGCCGCTATTGGGTCGGGATTGTCAATATGGGTATTGAGCCCGATTTGCCACTGCTTGAATCCCGTCGCGTTCAGTTAATGAATATGCTGGCGGCCATTGCACTGCCCCTTGTATGTTTTTATCCTTTTTTGAATTGGATGCAGGGGCGCTATTTCCTTGCAGGGATCAATATCATTAACCTGCTGTCAATGTTGATGGTGCTGGTCTTTCATAAAAAGCACCGGTATATGGCCGCCCGGTATAGCCGGATCGGTTGCTGTCTTTTTGTTTATACCATTTCAGGCTGCTATTTTCATACAGGGGCAGAATATTATTTACTGAATACCCTGGTGCTTACGATCATCATATTTGACAATAAATGGGTTATAGCGATTCTCAGTTCGCTTATCATTACGGCAACGGTATTGTCGTTAACCTTCCCCAGTCCGCTGCAAATAGGATCGCCGATGGGTACCGGCAGGGTGTGGAGCAATATTGCATTGTCGATGCTCTTTACTGTGCTGGCGTTGTACTTCTTTAAAAGTATTCAACAGGATTATCAGCAGGCAATCGAAAAACAAAAACAGACACTGTTCCACATGAATCAGGATAAAGAAAAATTATTTTCCATTATTGCGCACGATATCCGTAGCCCCCTGGCAAGCCTGGAAGTACTGATGGACCAGTTTCAGGATGGCATGTTAAATGAGGCAGAACTAAATGAGGCTTCTTCAGTGATCCGGAGTCGCGTGGCAGGGCTCAATAAAACCATGGATAACCTGCTTCGCTGGAGTACGATCGGGATGAAGGGCATAAAAACGCACGCGGAGCATTTTTTAATTTTGCCCGTTGTAGAGGAGGTTATTCAGCTTTTTAAAGCGGTAGCTGCACAAAAGCGGATACACATTGAGGTGCAGGGCGATGAGGAGTTGGCGGTTTATGCAGACCTGGACCAGGTTTCGGTTATCCTGCGTAACCTGGTTAGCAATGCATTGAAATTTAGTTATGAAGACGGCAGGATCGTCATTACGGCGGATAAAATAGAAAACCAGGTATGGCTCCGGGTGGCCGATGAAGGCGTAGGGATGGATGAACAACGGGCCAAAGCATTATTCGCGGGACTGCAACAACCGGGATTTGGAACACATGGCGAAAGAGGTACAGGCCTGGGATTATTATTATGCAAGGAATTTGCCCAGCGGAATAAAGGCGCTATACATGCAGAAAGTGAGGAGGGGGTGGGTACTACTTTTACGCTAACACTGCAAAAAGGCAGGATGGTTAGTGAAAAGGTTCCTATAAACTGA